A region of the Paenibacillus sp. J23TS9 genome:
CCCCGCCCACGATGATCAGTTCCGGACTGACCATTGAAACAGCATAGGACAAGGCACGTCCAAGCAGGGTTCCGGCCTTTTCCATGATGGAATTGGCGAATGGATCACCAAGATCATAGGCGCGTGAAAGATCCGCTGCGGCAAGCTCCTCCAGTTGTTCACCCGGAAACCAGCTCTGCAGAATAGATGCTTCCCCACTCCGGAGTCCCTTCTTGGCCTGACGTACCATACCGGATGCCGAAGCATAGGTTTCCAGGCATCCATGCAGACCGCATGGGCAAGGATCGGCAAGGCCTTCCATCACAATATGTCCGAGTTCTCCGGACATATTACGGAAGCCATAAAACAGCTTGCCGTCATTCACCATAGCAGAAGCGATGCCGGTACCCACCGTGATTCCGAGTACGTCATTATAGCCCTTGCCCGCTCCATACACGGCTTCTCCGTATACGTATGTGCGTACATCATTGTCGATATAGACCGGCAGATTCAGTCTGGCCTGCAGCCTCTGCACTGCCGGCAAATTCCGCCAGCCCAGATTGCCTGCAAACCGGGCGATTCCCTCATCAGGATCCACGAATCCCGGCAGGCCGATGCCTGCTGCGATGACAGAAATATCCGCACCTGATTGTTCGGCATAACCAACCGCCGCCTCTTCAATCATGGCTGCGATTTTTTCCAAAACCGCGTCCGGTCCCTTCGAGACTTCCGTTGCGCGTTTGATTTGATACATGACCTCGCCGGAAGAGGTGACCAAACCGCATACAATGTTGGTTCCTCCAACATCAACGCCAGCATATACTTCCATCTTCACACCCGCCCTGCCTTGATCGATATTTTATTTGGCTGTCACAAAGACTTTTACTTGCTCCGACGCGAGCCGTTCGCGAAGCTCATCTCCGGGCTCCTCATCAATAATGATCCCGTAGAGTGTTGTCACCGGAGCTACCTGGAACAGGGAATTACGTCCGGCTTTCGTATGGTCAAATACGGCGATCGTCCGCTCTGTCCGCTTCATCATCATTTTGGCCGTATTGGCTTCGAGTTCCGAGTACGTGCTAACCCCTTGTTCAACAGAAAAGCCGTCAATGCCCATGAACATCGTATGGATATTCAGCGCTTCCAGTGTCCGCTCAGCCAGCGGTCCGCATAACTCAAAGTTCTTACTGCGGAGCATGCCGCCGGTCAATACCACTTGGACATCCTCATTTTCAGACAGTTCCATTGCAATATTCACCGCATTGGTCACCACAGTGATGTTGCGGCGGTGTTTGAGAGCACGGGCAATCAGATAGGTTGTCGTGCCCCCAGTCAAACCGATCACATCCCCTTCTTCGACAAGGGATGCCGCCAATTGGGCAATGCTTTCTTTTTCCCGGTAGAGCTTATTTTGCTTTTCATGAAATGGAATCTCCCTTCCAGAGACCAGTCCGGCAGACTTCGCTCCGCCGCCCATCGTCCGGATAACCCTTCCTGCCTTTTCCAAAGCTTCGAGGTCCCGTCTGGCCGTCGCCTCCGAGCACTCAAAGTGCTGGACGACCTCCTGAAGAGAAATAGAACCGTACTGTAGAATATATTCAAGTATTTGTTCCTGACGTTCTTCTTTCGATCCATTTCGTTCACGCAAAACTGTTCCGCTCCTTTAATTTAGATTTTGACCACCTGGGTCAAATTCCGCGGGCTGTCAGGGTTTCTTCCTTCCCGCAAAGCTGTATAGTAACCGATATATTGAACCAGCGGCATATTCAGAGCCGATCTGGCTTCATCGCTGAGGCTGCGCCCGCCTGTGGCAAAGACCAAATCGGCAAAGGATGTATCTTCTCCCGCTTCAGCTGTCACAATAACCACAAACGCGCCGTATTCTTTCATTTCTTGTGCTACCTTTACTTCATAGGCTCTGGCATTCTCAGAGAGGAACAGGCATACCATCGTACCCGGTTCCACAACGGATTTAGGACCATGCCGGAATTCCATTGTACCAAAGCTTTCCGTCCATACACAGGACATTTCCTTCAACTTAAG
Encoded here:
- a CDS encoding DeoR/GlpR family DNA-binding transcription regulator → MRERNGSKEERQEQILEYILQYGSISLQEVVQHFECSEATARRDLEALEKAGRVIRTMGGGAKSAGLVSGREIPFHEKQNKLYREKESIAQLAASLVEEGDVIGLTGGTTTYLIARALKHRRNITVVTNAVNIAMELSENEDVQVVLTGGMLRSKNFELCGPLAERTLEALNIHTMFMGIDGFSVEQGVSTYSELEANTAKMMMKRTERTIAVFDHTKAGRNSLFQVAPVTTLYGIIIDEEPGDELRERLASEQVKVFVTAK
- a CDS encoding ROK family protein, yielding MEVYAGVDVGGTNIVCGLVTSSGEVMYQIKRATEVSKGPDAVLEKIAAMIEEAAVGYAEQSGADISVIAAGIGLPGFVDPDEGIARFAGNLGWRNLPAVQRLQARLNLPVYIDNDVRTYVYGEAVYGAGKGYNDVLGITVGTGIASAMVNDGKLFYGFRNMSGELGHIVMEGLADPCPCGLHGCLETYASASGMVRQAKKGLRSGEASILQSWFPGEQLEELAAADLSRAYDLGDPFANSIMEKAGTLLGRALSYAVSMVSPELIIVGGGGALAGDRLLSPLKEELYSRILPDYRDHLKVVTALNNDDAGVTGSAMYAKQKHISTTI